In Procambarus clarkii isolate CNS0578487 chromosome 36, FALCON_Pclarkii_2.0, whole genome shotgun sequence, one DNA window encodes the following:
- the LOC138371540 gene encoding uncharacterized protein B0403.1-like, with protein MRPGSGDSKLSPEEHIKNIVRGAYESLSNFRLAYNYMAGEILKKLFMTFVRPKLEYAAVVWCPNLKKHVKKLEKVQRHATQWHLELKNKSYEERLQTLNMPKLDDRRKRGDMITTFKILTGIDQFDKEEFLKLATSPTKGHGFKLRKQRCRKNIRTISFTEWKTVGKS; from the coding sequence atgaGGCCTGGGAGTGGTGATAGTaaactgtcgccagaggaacacataaagaacattgtgagaggagcgtatgagtcgctttccaacttcagacttgcttataATTATATggctggtgaaatactaaagaaactgttcatgacttttgtgagaccaaaactggaatatgcagcagttgtatggtgcccaaatctcaagaagcacgtaaagaaactggaaaaggtgcagcggCATGCTACACAATGGCatctggaactgaaaaacaagagttacgaggagagactacagacattaaacatgccaaaattagatgacagaagaaaaagaggtgacatgatcaccacattcaaaattctaacaggaatcgaccaatttGACAAGGAAGAATTCCTGAAACTAGCAACATCACCAACAAAAGGACACGGATTCAagttaaggaaacaaaggtgccgaaaaaacaTTAGAACAATTTCTTTTACAGAGTGGAAGACGGTTGGaaaaagttaa